The following proteins come from a genomic window of Cronobacter muytjensii ATCC 51329:
- the metF gene encoding methylenetetrahydrofolate reductase → MSFFHANQREALNQSLAEVQGQINVSFEFFPPRTSEMEQTLWSSIDRLSSLKPKFVSVTYGANSGERDRTHSIIKGIKDRTGLEAAPHLTCIDATPDELRTIARDYWNNGIRHIVALRGDLPPGSGKPEMYASDLVALLKEVADFDISVAAYPEVHPEAKSAQADLLNLRRKIDAGANRAITQFFFDVESYLRFRDRCAATGIDVEIIPGILPVSNFKQAKKFADMTNVRIPSWMSQMFAGLDDDAETRKLVGANIAMDMVKILSREGVKDFHFYTLNRAEMSYAICHTLGVRPAVAA, encoded by the coding sequence ATGAGCTTTTTTCACGCCAACCAGCGGGAGGCCCTGAATCAGAGCCTCGCAGAAGTGCAGGGACAGATTAACGTCTCGTTTGAATTTTTCCCTCCGCGCACCAGTGAAATGGAGCAGACCCTCTGGTCCTCTATTGATCGCTTAAGCAGCCTGAAGCCGAAATTTGTGTCGGTGACTTACGGCGCCAACTCCGGCGAGCGCGACCGCACCCACAGCATCATCAAAGGCATTAAAGACCGGACCGGTCTTGAAGCGGCCCCGCACCTCACCTGTATTGACGCCACACCCGACGAGCTGCGTACCATCGCGCGTGACTACTGGAACAACGGCATTCGCCATATCGTCGCGCTGCGTGGCGACCTGCCGCCGGGCAGCGGCAAGCCGGAAATGTACGCCAGCGATCTGGTGGCGCTGTTAAAAGAGGTCGCCGATTTTGATATCTCTGTCGCCGCGTACCCGGAAGTGCACCCGGAGGCAAAAAGCGCGCAGGCGGATCTGCTGAACCTGCGTCGCAAAATTGATGCAGGCGCAAATCGCGCGATCACCCAGTTCTTTTTTGATGTCGAAAGCTATCTGCGCTTTCGCGACCGCTGCGCGGCGACCGGTATTGATGTCGAAATTATTCCCGGCATCCTGCCCGTCTCCAACTTTAAGCAGGCGAAAAAGTTCGCCGACATGACCAACGTGCGTATTCCGTCCTGGATGTCGCAGATGTTTGCGGGCCTGGATGACGACGCCGAAACCCGCAAGCTGGTCGGCGCTAACATTGCGATGGACATGGTGAAAATACTAAGCCGTGAAGGCGTAAAAGATTTCCACTTCTATACGCTCAACCGCGCGGAAATGAGTTATGCCATCTGCCATACGCTGGGTGTTAGGCCGGCGGTGGCGGCATAA
- a CDS encoding bifunctional aspartate kinase/homoserine dehydrogenase II yields MSVTAPAGTNGRQLHKFGGSSLADVKCYLRVAGIMADYSRAGDMMVVSAAGSTTNQLISWLKLSQSDRLSAHQVQQALRRYQSELISGLLPAAVADGLVSEFIRDLERLAALLDGTITDAVYAEVVGHGEIWSARLMAAVLNEQGLDAAWLDARDFLRAERAAQPQVNEGLSFPLLQQLMAQHPGKRLVVTGFICRNDAGETVLLGRNGSDYSATQIGALAGVSRVTIWSDVAGVYSADPRKVKDACLLPLLRLDEASELARLAAPVLHARTLQPVSGSDIDLQLRCSYSPEQGSTRIERVLASGTGARIVTSHDDVCLIEFEVPSHQDFKLAHKEVDALLRRAQLRPLSVGVHPDRRLLQLCYTSEVVGSALTLLEDAALSGELRLREGLALVALVGAGVCRNPLHSHRFWQQLKDQPVEFIWQSEESISLVAVLRAGPTESLIQGLHQSLFRAEKRIGLVLFGKGNIGSRWLELFAREQETLSARTGLEFVLAGVVDSRRSLLSYDGLDASRALAFFNDEAVEQDEESLFLWMRAHPYDDLVVLDVTASQDLADQYLDFASYGFHVISANKLAGASNSQNYRQIRDAFAKTGRHWLYNATVGAGLPVNHTVRDLRDSGDSILSISGIFSGTLSWLFLQFDGTVPFTELVDQAWQQGLTEPDPRVDLSGKDVMRKLVILAREAGYDIEPDQVRVESLVPAGCEEGSVDHFFEYGDALNEQMVQRLEAAREMGLVLRYVARFDANGKARVGVEAVRPEHPLASLLPCDNVFAIESRWYRDNPLVIRGPGAGRDVTAGAIQSDLNRLAQLL; encoded by the coding sequence ATGAGTGTTACAGCGCCTGCAGGGACGAACGGTCGTCAGCTGCATAAATTTGGCGGCAGCAGTCTCGCCGACGTGAAATGTTACCTGCGCGTGGCGGGTATCATGGCCGACTATTCCCGCGCCGGGGATATGATGGTGGTGTCGGCGGCGGGCAGCACGACCAACCAGTTGATCAGCTGGCTGAAGTTAAGCCAGAGCGATCGTCTCTCCGCCCATCAGGTGCAACAGGCGCTGCGCCGTTATCAGAGCGAGCTTATCTCCGGGCTGCTGCCAGCCGCCGTCGCCGACGGGCTGGTCAGCGAATTTATCCGCGATCTGGAGCGTCTCGCGGCGCTGCTGGATGGCACCATTACTGACGCGGTCTACGCCGAAGTGGTCGGCCACGGTGAAATCTGGTCGGCGCGTCTGATGGCTGCGGTGCTGAACGAGCAGGGGCTCGACGCCGCCTGGCTTGACGCGCGCGATTTCCTGCGCGCTGAACGCGCCGCGCAGCCGCAGGTTAATGAAGGTCTGTCTTTCCCGTTGTTACAGCAGCTGATGGCGCAGCATCCGGGCAAACGTCTGGTGGTGACCGGCTTTATCTGTCGCAACGACGCCGGTGAAACGGTTCTGCTGGGCCGTAACGGTTCCGACTACTCGGCGACGCAAATCGGCGCGCTGGCGGGCGTTTCCCGCGTCACCATCTGGAGTGATGTAGCGGGCGTTTACAGCGCCGACCCGCGCAAAGTCAAAGACGCCTGCCTGCTGCCGCTGCTGCGACTCGACGAAGCGAGCGAGCTGGCGCGTCTTGCCGCGCCCGTTCTGCATGCGCGTACTTTACAGCCCGTTTCCGGCAGCGATATCGACCTGCAACTGCGTTGCAGCTATAGCCCGGAGCAGGGGTCTACGCGCATTGAGCGCGTGCTGGCTTCCGGCACCGGGGCGCGCATCGTCACCAGCCACGACGATGTCTGCCTGATTGAATTTGAAGTGCCGTCGCATCAGGATTTCAAACTGGCGCATAAAGAGGTGGATGCGTTGCTTCGACGCGCCCAGCTGCGCCCGCTGTCGGTCGGCGTACACCCTGACCGCCGCCTGCTGCAACTCTGTTATACCTCAGAAGTCGTCGGCAGCGCGCTGACGCTACTGGAAGACGCCGCGCTGTCGGGCGAGCTGCGCCTGCGCGAAGGGCTGGCGTTAGTAGCGCTGGTCGGCGCGGGGGTCTGCCGCAATCCGCTGCACAGCCATCGCTTCTGGCAGCAGCTTAAAGATCAGCCGGTGGAGTTTATCTGGCAGTCGGAGGAGAGCATCAGCCTGGTGGCCGTGCTGCGCGCAGGGCCGACGGAGAGCCTGATTCAGGGGCTGCACCAGTCGCTGTTCCGCGCGGAAAAACGCATCGGCCTTGTGCTGTTCGGCAAAGGGAATATCGGTTCTCGCTGGCTTGAGCTGTTCGCGCGCGAGCAGGAGACGCTTTCTGCCCGCACCGGCCTTGAGTTTGTGCTGGCAGGCGTGGTGGACAGCCGCCGTAGCCTGCTGAGTTATGACGGCCTGGACGCGAGCCGCGCGCTGGCGTTCTTTAATGATGAAGCGGTGGAGCAGGATGAAGAGTCGCTGTTCCTGTGGATGCGCGCGCACCCCTACGACGATTTAGTGGTGCTGGACGTCACCGCAAGCCAGGATCTGGCGGACCAGTATCTTGATTTCGCGAGTTATGGTTTTCACGTCATCAGCGCCAATAAGCTGGCGGGCGCGAGCAACAGCCAGAACTATCGTCAGATCCGCGATGCTTTTGCGAAAACGGGCCGCCACTGGCTCTATAACGCGACGGTCGGCGCGGGCCTGCCGGTCAACCACACGGTGCGCGATCTGCGCGACAGCGGGGATTCCATTCTCTCAATCAGCGGGATTTTCTCCGGTACGCTCTCGTGGCTGTTTTTACAGTTTGACGGTACGGTGCCGTTTACCGAGCTGGTGGACCAGGCGTGGCAGCAGGGGCTGACGGAGCCAGACCCGCGCGTGGATCTTTCTGGTAAAGATGTAATGCGCAAGCTGGTTATCCTGGCGCGCGAGGCGGGCTACGATATCGAGCCCGATCAGGTGCGCGTGGAGTCGCTGGTGCCTGCCGGGTGCGAGGAAGGCTCGGTGGATCACTTCTTTGAATATGGCGACGCGCTGAACGAACAAATGGTGCAGCGCCTTGAGGCGGCGCGCGAGATGGGCCTCGTGCTGCGCTACGTGGCGCGTTTTGACGCTAACGGTAAAGCGCGCGTCGGCGTTGAGGCGGTGCGTCCTGAGCATCCGCTGGCCTCGCTGCTGCCTTGCGATAACGTCTTCGCCATCGAAAGCCGCTGGTATCGCGATAACCCGTTAGTTATCCGCGGGCCGGGCGCGGGGCGCGATGTGACCGCCGGGGCGATTCAGTCGGATCTTAACCGTCTGGCGCAATTGCTCTGA